A window of Apium graveolens cultivar Ventura chromosome 8, ASM990537v1, whole genome shotgun sequence contains these coding sequences:
- the LOC141678827 gene encoding protein PSK SIMULATOR 1-like: MVVEAWLLKMTSQVSANFKHALLLENSKKPNTKKQEVKETIGILCFEVANLMSKTVFLHKSLADKEIFKLKTELLNCQGIKTLVSCDEAYIIELALCEKMEELNSVAGVVSRLGKKCTLPALQGFEHVYGDIVSGVIEVKDLGFLVKDMEAMVRKMERLVNLTGALYGEIAVLRELELTTKKFQQSHLEETRKAFEQKLMWQEQDVKHLKDVSLWNQSYDKVVELLARTVCTLYVRICNVFGSKLGKRSGSLDHLKVDSGVKLENSVLIRKGLRKKNGGDKSELTEKHRKETRTSNVRPKVEEQQFRAQDLDILCGIGPGRLFKECLSLSSSGTKVDDDTECNDLEGSSKPLGCFSVVSGEKRTNLEHSGGIASSQTSSSISSSLANCSRSGLKSSFMAYATPATIGGSGLALRYANIVIIIEKLLMYPHLVGEEARDDLYSLLPTNLRISLKTSLRSFKEDIAIYDGSLAHGWKGRLDQILQWLAPLAHNMIRWLNERNIEQQQTVKRTNILLLQTLYFADRVKMEEVLCEVLTGLNYICRYEHQLDALLDCSSSFDLDDCVGEGQSPF; the protein is encoded by the coding sequence ATGGTGGTTGAGGCATGGCTACTGAAGATGACAAGCCAAGTAAGTGCAAATTTCAAGCATGCCCTACTACTTGAAAATTCAAAAAAGCCAAATACTAAAAAACAAGAAGTAAAAGAAACTATTGGAATTCTTTGTTTTGAAGTTGCTAATCTGATGTCCAAAACAGTTTTTCTGCACAAATCATTAGCTGATAAGGAAATTTTTAAATTAAAGACTGAGTTGTTGAATTGTCAAGGCATTAAGACTCTTGTATCTTGTGATGAAGCTTATATAATTGAGCTTGCATTATGTGAAAAGATGGAAGAGTTGAATAGTGTAGCAGGGGTGGTTTCTAGGTTAGGAAAGAAGTGTACTTTACCAGCTTTACAAGGGTTTGAGCATGTGTATGGGGATATAGTGAGTGGAGTTATTGAAGTAAAGGATTTGGGATTTTTGGTGAAAGATATGGAGGCAATGGTGAGGAAAATGGAGAGGTTAGTGAATTTAACAGGTGCCCTTTATGGTGAAATTGCGGTTTTGAGAGAATTGGAGCTAACCACCAAGAAGTTTCAGCAGAGTCATCTTGAGGAGACTAGAAAGGCTTTTGAGCAGAAGTTGATGTGGCAGGAACAAGATGTGAAGCATCTCAAGGATGTTTCACTTTGGAACCAGAGTTATGATAAGGTTGTCGAGTTACTGGCAAGAACGGTTTGTACGCTTTATGTGCGGATTTGTAATGTTTTTGGGTCAAAATTAGGGAAAAGAAGTGGAAGTTTAGATCATTTGAAGGTTGATAGTGGGGTGAAACTCGAGAACTCTGTCCTGATCAGGAAAGGTTTGAGGAAAAAGAATGGGGGTGATAAATCTGAATTAACTGAGAAACATAGGAAAGAGACAAGAACATCGAATGTTAGGCCTAAGGTTGAAGAGCAACAGTTTCGAGCACAAGATTTAGATATTCTGTGTGGAATAGGGCCAGGAAGGCTATTCAAGGAGTGTCTAAGTTTGAGCAGTTCTGGTACAAAAGTGGATGATGATACTGAGTGTAATGATCTTGAGGGTAGTAGTAAACCTTTGGGCTGTTTCAGTGTTGTGAGTGGTGAGAAGAGGACTAATCTAGAACACTCAGGTGGCATTGCTTCGTCTCAAACAAGTAGTTCTATCAGTTCTAGTTTAGCAAATTGTTCAAGATCTGGCCTGAAAAGTAGCTTTATGGCCTATGCTACTCCTGCCACCATTGGAGGCTCCGGGTTAGCATTACGTTATGCTAATATAGTGATTATTATAGAGAAGTTACTTATGTATCCTCATTTGGTTGGTGAGGAAGCAAGGGATGATTTATATTCTTTGTTGCCAACAAACTTAAGAATTTCATTGAAGACCAGTCTTCGGTCTTTCAAAGAAGATATAGCAATATATGATGGTTCTCTGGCTCATGGCTGGAAAGGAAGGCTTGACCAAATACTACAGTGGCTCGCTCCTCTGGCACATAACATGATCAGGTGGCTAAATGAAAGAAATATTGAGCAGCAACAAACTGTTAAGCGGACGAATATTCTCCTGCTCCAGACTTTGTATTTTGCTGATAGGGTCAAAATGGAGGAGGTGTTATGCGAAGTTTTAACTGGTTTGAATTATATTTGCCGCTACGAGCATCAACTCGATGCATTGTTAGATTGCTCAAGCAGTTTTGATCTTGATGATTGTGTGGGGGAGGGGCAGTCACCATTTTGA